The sequence below is a genomic window from Ruminiclostridium josui JCM 17888.
ATAGAGCCATCTTTGGGTGCTGATAGAGTTACTTTGGCTTTCCTTTGTGATGCTTATACCGAAGAAGAAGTTGCAGAGGGTGACGTAAGAACTGTTTTGAAGTTCCATCCAGCTCTAGCACCTGTAAAGATAGCTGTTCTTCCGCTCTCAAAGAAATTAGGCGAAGAAGCAGAGAAGATTTACCATATGTTAACTAAGACATATAATTGTGAATATGATGAAACAGGAAGCATAGGTAAGAGATACAGAAGACAGGATGAAATAGGAACACCATATTGTATCACATTTGACTTTGATTCACTTGAAGACAAGAGTGTTACTATAAGAGACAGAGATACAATGCAGCAGGTTAGAATTAAAATTGAAGATCTTCCAGCATATTTTGAAAATAAATTTGAATTTTAATAACTGAAATGTGCAAAAAAACAGGCATTTTACAATGCCTGTTTTTTATGACTCTAAATTATCCCCAAATGTTGGAAGACTTATTATGGGTAATAAATATTTTACATATGGTAATTTTTATAAAATAAACTGTATTTATGATATTTGTAAGAGGTTGACAAGCACACATCGAAAAAGTATATTTATACATGTAGTAAAGTCGGGTGTTTATTCAAATATACTTATCGAGGTTACTTACAATGAAAGTAGGATTTATTGGAGCAGGAAAAGTCGGCAATACTCTTGGAAAGTACTTTGAGCAAAACAATATTGAACTGACGGGGTATTTTGATACTGATATATCCGCCGCAAAGGAAGCTTCGGATTTTACAATGTCGGTGGTATATACATCATTAGAGGAGCTTGTTAAATTAAGTGATATTATTTTTATTACAACCACTGATAACGCTATACAATATGTATGGGAAGACATAAAAGAACTAGCTATTGAAGGCAAAATAATCTGTCATTGCTCAGGAGCCTTGTCTTCGGATATATTTAAGGGAATTGGCAAAAAAGGAGCATTTGGTTATTCTGTTCATCCTCTTTTTTCCTGCAGCAGTAAAACTTCCTCATATAAAAAGCTATATGATGCATTGATAACAATTGAAGGAAGCCGAGCTCGACTACAGGAAGTTGAAGAATTATTCAAAAGTCTTGGCAACAGTACCAGAATAATTGATTCATCACAAAAAATTATATATCATGCTGCTGCTGTTTTTGCCAGTAATCAGGCCATTGCTCTTGCCGGGCAGGGAATAGACCTTCTGAAGAAATGTGGTTTTACCCGGGATGAAGCTATAAAGTCCATTCTTTTTCTAATGGGTAATGCAATTGAAAATATAAAAAAACAGGGATTGGAAGAAGCGTTAACAGGGCCTGTGGAGCGCAATGATATAATGACTGTACGAAAGCACCTTCAGGCTTTATCAGAAGAAGAAAAAAATATATATATTTCGTTATCCAGTAAATTAGTAAAAATAGCTAAAATAAAGAACCCTGAAAAAGATTATATTGAATTAGAAAACCTTTTAAGGGGAATTTGAGTAAATAACGGGGGCGTTAATGGAATGACGATAGAAGAAAATAGAGTAAAAAATACGGCTGCGTCTATTCAAAATCAGAAAAGAATAGGCGATAAAATTAGTATGCTAACAGCATATGATTATTCTACAGCAAAATTGATGGATGAAGCAGGAGTTAATTGCATTCTTGTTGGGGACTCCTTGGGAATGGTTATGCTTGGATATGAAAATACTTTATCAGTTACTATGGAGGACATGATACACCATACAGCGGCAGTAGCAAGAGGAAGTAAATATGCATTTATTGTTGCAGATATGCCGTTTATGTCTTATCATACTTCTGTTTATGATGCTGTTGTAAATGCAGGAAGATTAATAAAAGAAGGAAATGCTCATGCAGTAAAACTGGAAGGTGGTAAGGAAGTATGTCCACAGATAAAAGCAATTGTAGATGCAAAAATACCTTTAGTAGCACATTTAGGTATGACACCCCAGTCAATAAATTCTTTCGGTGGTTTTAAAGTACAGGGAAAAGATGAGGCAGCAGCCATGAAATTAATTGATGATGCCAAAGCTGTTGAAGCTGCCGGTGCAACTGCTGTTGTGCTTGAATGTGTTCCAGCAGAGCTTTCAAAAATTATTACAAATAAGCTTTCTATACCAACAATCGGAATAGGTGCAGGAAAATACTGCGACGGGCAGGTTCTTGTTTATCAAGATATGTTGGGTATATATTCGGATTTTACTCCCAAATTTGTGAAAAAGTACGCTAATATAGGTTCGGATATGAAAGCGGCATTTAGAAGATATATTAGTGAAATAAAGGATTCAACTTTTCCAGAACAAGAACATTCTTATAGCATAGATGCAGCGGTTATTGAAAAGTTGATTTCGGAGGATAAGGTATGAAAGTAGTTAAGACGATAAATGAAGTAAAAAATATAGTAAATGATTGGAAAAAACAAGGTTTATCAATCGGCTTTATTCCTACTATGGGATATTTGCATGAAGGCCATGGAAGCCTTATTATAAAAGCTCGTGAAAATTCAAAAGTAGTTGTAAGTATTTTTGTTAATCCCATGCAGTTTGGACCTGCAGAAGATTTGGACAAGTATCCCAGAGACTTGGAAAAGGATTCAAAATATTGTGAGGAGTTAGGCGTAGATTTAATATTCAACCCTGAACCGGAAGAAATGTATCCTGAGGGCTTCTGTACTTCTGTGAATATGTCAGTTCTTAGCGAGGAATTATGCGGGCTTAGCCGTCCAGTGCATTTTACGGGAGTATGTACTGTTGTAAATAAGCTGCTCAATATTGTTAATCCTGACAAGGCTTATTTTGGAGAGAAGGATGCACAGCAGTTAGCTATAATAAGGAGAATGGTAAAGGACTTAAATATGGATGTTGAAATTGTTGGTTGCCCCATTATCCGAGAAGAAGACGGTCTTGCAAAAAG
It includes:
- a CDS encoding Rossmann-like and DUF2520 domain-containing protein: MKVGFIGAGKVGNTLGKYFEQNNIELTGYFDTDISAAKEASDFTMSVVYTSLEELVKLSDIIFITTTDNAIQYVWEDIKELAIEGKIICHCSGALSSDIFKGIGKKGAFGYSVHPLFSCSSKTSSYKKLYDALITIEGSRARLQEVEELFKSLGNSTRIIDSSQKIIYHAAAVFASNQAIALAGQGIDLLKKCGFTRDEAIKSILFLMGNAIENIKKQGLEEALTGPVERNDIMTVRKHLQALSEEEKNIYISLSSKLVKIAKIKNPEKDYIELENLLRGI
- the panB gene encoding 3-methyl-2-oxobutanoate hydroxymethyltransferase, giving the protein MTIEENRVKNTAASIQNQKRIGDKISMLTAYDYSTAKLMDEAGVNCILVGDSLGMVMLGYENTLSVTMEDMIHHTAAVARGSKYAFIVADMPFMSYHTSVYDAVVNAGRLIKEGNAHAVKLEGGKEVCPQIKAIVDAKIPLVAHLGMTPQSINSFGGFKVQGKDEAAAMKLIDDAKAVEAAGATAVVLECVPAELSKIITNKLSIPTIGIGAGKYCDGQVLVYQDMLGIYSDFTPKFVKKYANIGSDMKAAFRRYISEIKDSTFPEQEHSYSIDAAVIEKLISEDKV
- the panC gene encoding pantoate--beta-alanine ligase produces the protein MKVVKTINEVKNIVNDWKKQGLSIGFIPTMGYLHEGHGSLIIKARENSKVVVSIFVNPMQFGPAEDLDKYPRDLEKDSKYCEELGVDLIFNPEPEEMYPEGFCTSVNMSVLSEELCGLSRPVHFTGVCTVVNKLLNIVNPDKAYFGEKDAQQLAIIRRMVKDLNMDVEIVGCPIIREEDGLAKSSRNTYLNSEERRAALVLSKSIFAGKKMVEEGCREVDVLLKKMKDIIEREPLARIDYLKVVDAMTMQQVNTIDRPVLVAMAVYLGNVRLIDNFSFIPE